The nucleotide window TAATGGAATTAGCGTCAGACAATCTCCAATGGTCCGACCACGTCCATCACCATACTAGGCCACCTTATACCATTCGCAAATTTCTGCACCTATGGTACACCACAGTATATGTTATATGATGGCTATATTGATCCTTACGATAGTCTTGAGGCCATTTTCGACCTGGAATTAGCGTCAGACAATCTCCAAATGGTCCGACAACGTCCATCACCATATAGCCACCATTTATCATATACTGTGGTATCTTacagtaaataaaatttaatttaataaaaaaaaaaaaacaaaaaacaaacaagaaaaaaatggtgtttgtttttgttcttgttcttcgtttttaataaaaataagcaTTCTAGGAAACTAATATTAtcatctctctttctcttcttgtgCCCAAGTAGAAAACATGCATGATGAGCACTGCGGAAGTAACAACACATTTTACAAAATCAACTCAAGTTGGGCGCCCATAGCCTAGTGGTTATGGCGTCTGGTGATCATCAATGACCCTAGATGAGGCTTAGAGGGATTGAAGCAATGTTCATGGAAACATGGAACATGGAACCTGAACTTGGGGCGCGAGTCTACGGTCGATGAtcaacttttgccaaattaacgaaatttaagaaataaataacacaAAGGCAGTGCATAGAATTAAGCAACGTAACATAACAATGTCAATAATTTCAACTAATAACACGCACTGGTAGATGATAATACATGACATCTGTCTAGGCGATCTCCTATGGCGACGGTTAAAATCTTGAACATGccacaaaatattttcagctTTAAGTTTCGTTTTAAGTAAATTTTTATATATCTTTACATGTTTGGGATTGTGAGGATATGctttttagaattttcttggtatgcaaaCTGAATTAACTTAGAGAGAAACATGTTGCACTGTACTACTAGAGAACTACACTACCTCATTATAACAGTATACCTGTACGCACTCTACCTGACCTCCAGGTTAAACCATCAAATCTATGACTGCCGAGTGCTGACGTGTActtctttattttaacatttttaccttAAGCTCCACCCGATTCCTCATTGAAACTGCTTGATTTTGAAACTTGCTACTACGTTATGTAATTGTACTAGCGTTTTCGGGGATATTAGATTACTGATTTACTGAATTTTAGAATTTAGAAATGTGTTAAATGAATTCCTGTCATTGGAGCAGCCATAGGTATTTAAACTATTGATCCAGCAGCCGAAACTGgcgcttttctattttatttataaaacttaCGACCAGCTGTTGCCATTAAAGGGGTACGGACGCTGACTGGTAGTTGTTATAGAAGTTTTCACAAATATGTTGTTTGTATAAAGAAATCTTTGTGAAAAACTGTTGTCAATGAAGTTGAGTTATGGTTCCAAAGCTGCATTATGGGGATAGAAAGTCTCATTATAGTATTAGACAATCCTGTTGGAATTTATTTTCCTGGAGAGGAAGTGTCTGGAGTAGTTCACATCTCAAATGTCAGCAGTAAAATACTGAAAGGTTTTAATTGAtgtcttttaaaatttcactCATTGTTACACTTTTAACTTTGGTAGGAATTTACCTGGAATGTCAAGGCTatgcaaaattttgtttcaatgaATTGAGTAGTCAGACTTACTATTCAGCTGAAGAAACTTATCTAGACCTGAAAATTCCTCTAATTACCAATGAAGGTATcaatttatatatttagtgACAAGCAAtgttcaatatttttattatcttatataaattaattgttttacttGCAGGCAGAGAAACATTTGAACTTGTCAGTGGAGTTCACCAATTTCCATTTGTGTTTGTACTTCCAAAAAAATTCCCTCTTCATTTCAAACTGAGATGTTGGAAAAATTTGGCTATGGCCATGTCAAATACTCAATCAAAGTAGTTTTGAAGAGATCTTCACGTCAAGCAAATGGAGAAACCTGCACATTCCATTCACTGGTagtttacttttcaaaaattatttttgaatgtCTCGAAAATACCataaaaaataactttttctTTAGGGAGTTTGAAGCCGTCATGGAAACCAAATTAGGAATATGTGCTCGCTTTTACAGTTAAAACCATTGTTGACTTAAATACAATTTTCAATTACCGGAGTGATCGCTTTAGCGATCACGAAGGGAATTATTAATTGTACTAGGAATATATGAGAGAGAgacctaagggtgtagacctATTTATTTTAGCTTTTTCAAAGAGATTGAAGGTCACTTGGCCTACCTCTGGCCCGGCACCCCCCTTTTACTCAGACTTAAAGAAAGCGTGCCGCCAACAGATAAAATTTGCCTGTGAAATAAAGAGCACAGAATGCACAGTGTAACGATTCAAACAGAACATAAACAACATCTGGTGAACGAACAAAATTGACAAATGGCAAGTGACGCCTTCATGAACAGGGGAAACTCAAGAAACTTCTTTGGTGGTATGGTTGATCACCCGGTACACCTTCATTGGTCTCCGTTCTCCTTACGATAACTTCCTTTGGACCATCTATCTGGTTGAACCCTAGGCCGTTTCGGCAAACAAGCAACATTAGAACA belongs to Daphnia magna isolate NIES unplaced genomic scaffold, ASM2063170v1.1 Dm_contigs202, whole genome shotgun sequence and includes:
- the LOC123467607 gene encoding arrestin domain-containing protein 17-like is translated as MGIESLIIVLDNPVGIYFPGEEVSGVVHISNVSSKILKGIYLECQGYAKFCFNELSSQTYYSAEETYLDLKIPLITNEGRETFELVSGVHQFPFVFVLPKKFPLHFKLRCWKNLAMAMSNTQSK